The proteins below come from a single Rhodanobacter sp. LX-99 genomic window:
- a CDS encoding DUF6159 family protein: MAGKFARSWALLKASAAVLRSDKSLLVFPLLSGLCTLLVAASFLIPVGVMVIGNQHAGEQFEQGMSAGVYLLMFGFYLVQYFVIIFFQTALTGVALMHLRGEPTSVGTGFALARAKLPQILGYALIAATVGLLLRMIQERLGLIGRLVVGFIGLAWTVATFLVVPILASQDVGPVDAVKRSVELLRRSWGENLIGNGGIGVVFGLLMVLAVLLGAVLIGGAVALQSAVAIVLAVAVVVLGLTLLGLVQASLQGIYSAALYRYAEAGEASVGFDQALLQQAFAPKKK, encoded by the coding sequence ATGGCCGGTAAATTTGCACGCAGTTGGGCGTTGTTGAAGGCGAGCGCGGCGGTGCTGCGTTCGGACAAGTCGTTGCTGGTGTTTCCGTTGCTCTCGGGGCTGTGCACGCTGCTGGTGGCGGCGAGTTTCCTGATCCCGGTCGGCGTGATGGTGATCGGCAACCAGCACGCCGGCGAGCAGTTCGAGCAGGGCATGTCCGCGGGTGTCTACCTGCTGATGTTCGGCTTCTACTTGGTGCAGTACTTCGTGATCATCTTTTTCCAGACCGCGCTGACCGGCGTGGCGCTGATGCACCTGCGCGGCGAGCCGACCAGCGTAGGCACCGGCTTCGCGCTGGCCCGCGCGAAGCTGCCGCAGATCCTCGGCTACGCGCTGATTGCCGCCACTGTCGGCCTGCTGCTGCGGATGATCCAGGAGCGCCTCGGCCTGATCGGCCGGCTGGTGGTCGGCTTCATCGGCCTGGCCTGGACCGTGGCCACCTTCCTGGTGGTGCCGATCCTGGCCAGCCAGGACGTGGGCCCGGTCGACGCGGTCAAGCGCAGCGTGGAGCTGCTCAGGCGCAGCTGGGGCGAGAACCTGATCGGCAACGGCGGCATCGGCGTGGTGTTCGGCCTGCTGATGGTGCTGGCGGTGCTGCTCGGCGCGGTCCTGATCGGCGGCGCGGTCGCGTTGCAGTCGGCCGTGGCGATCGTGCTGGCGGTGGCCGTGGTGGTGCTCGGGCTGACCCTGCTCGGCCTGGTCCAGGCGTCGCTGCAGGGCATTTACTCGGCCGCGCTGTACCGCTACGCGGAAGCGGGCGAGGCCAGCGTCGGCTTCGACCAGGCGCTGCTGCAGCAGGCCTTCGCGCCGAAGAAGAAATAG
- a CDS encoding pteridine reductase: MPPRHDRPVALITGAGRRVGAVTARALHAAGYDLALHYRHSADDARALADELERQRRGSTLLLQAELADLPALPAMIEQLLAHYGRLDALVNNASAFFPTPLGTATPQQWDALFASNAQAPFFLSQAAIPALREARGGIVNMVDIYAERPLAEHPLYCMAKAALAAMTRSLALELGPEIRVNGVAPGAVLWPSDGKPYADQQTMLARTPLQHAGTPEDVAGAVLWLLRDAPYVTGQIIRVDGGRTLSV; encoded by the coding sequence ATGCCGCCACGCCATGATCGCCCCGTCGCGCTGATCACCGGCGCCGGCCGTCGCGTCGGCGCGGTAACCGCGCGCGCGCTGCACGCGGCCGGCTACGACCTGGCGCTGCACTACCGCCATTCCGCCGACGACGCCCGTGCGCTGGCCGACGAACTGGAACGGCAACGCCGCGGCAGCACCTTGCTGCTGCAGGCCGAACTGGCCGACCTGCCCGCCTTGCCGGCGATGATCGAACAGCTACTGGCGCACTACGGCCGGCTCGACGCGCTGGTCAACAACGCCTCGGCGTTCTTCCCCACGCCGCTGGGCACGGCGACGCCGCAGCAGTGGGACGCGTTGTTCGCCTCCAACGCGCAGGCGCCGTTCTTCCTCAGCCAGGCGGCGATCCCGGCGCTGCGCGAAGCGCGCGGCGGCATCGTCAACATGGTCGACATCTACGCCGAGCGGCCGCTGGCGGAGCACCCGCTGTACTGCATGGCGAAAGCCGCGCTGGCCGCGATGACCCGCTCGCTGGCGCTGGAGCTGGGCCCGGAGATCCGCGTCAACGGCGTGGCGCCCGGCGCCGTGCTGTGGCCCAGCGACGGCAAGCCGTACGCCGACCAGCAGACGATGCTGGCGCGCACGCCGCTGCAGCATGCCGGTACGCCCGAGGATGTCGCCGGCGCGGTGCTGTGGCTGCTGCGCGATGCGCCGTATGTCACCGGGCAAATCATTCGCGTGGACGGCGGACGCACGTTGTCGGTGTGA